The following are encoded in a window of Thermoanaerobacter ethanolicus JW 200 genomic DNA:
- a CDS encoding aminotransferase class V-fold PLP-dependent enzyme, whose translation MIYFDNAATSWPKPEGVYKEVEKVLRNCGNPGRGGHKMALESGRVIFEARQEICSIFNIKDLMRVVFTSNTTEALNIALKGLLKEGDHVITSSMEHNSMIRPLMALKEKGIEVTIVKANEEGKIDPEDIKKAITKKTKMIAITHASNVTGTINPIEEIGNIAREMNLIFLVDAAQTAGVLPIDVERQNIDLLAFPGHKGLYGPQGTGGLYVREGIDVLPLEEGGTGSKSESMYQPDLMPDKLESGTPNTPGIAGLKEGVKFVKNIGVDAIYQHERKLTKMLIEGLEQIKEVKVYGPQEIEERVGVVSITLKDRDVGEISYILDRDFDIATRAGIHCAPLAHSTIGTLKTGTLRFGIGYFNTEEEVEKAIKAIEIISRKTF comes from the coding sequence ATGATTTATTTTGATAATGCTGCTACTTCTTGGCCTAAACCCGAGGGAGTGTATAAGGAAGTAGAGAAAGTTTTAAGAAACTGCGGAAACCCTGGAAGAGGCGGACACAAAATGGCACTTGAATCAGGAAGGGTTATTTTTGAAGCCAGGCAAGAGATATGCAGCATTTTCAATATTAAAGACCTTATGAGAGTGGTATTTACATCTAATACAACAGAAGCTTTGAATATTGCTTTAAAGGGCCTTTTGAAAGAAGGAGATCATGTAATAACTTCTAGTATGGAGCATAATTCTATGATAAGGCCCCTTATGGCATTGAAAGAAAAAGGAATAGAAGTTACAATTGTGAAAGCAAATGAGGAAGGAAAGATTGACCCTGAGGATATAAAGAAAGCAATTACAAAAAAAACAAAAATGATTGCAATAACCCATGCTTCCAATGTGACAGGTACGATAAATCCTATTGAGGAAATAGGAAATATTGCCCGGGAAATGAATTTAATTTTCTTGGTGGATGCAGCTCAGACGGCGGGAGTATTGCCTATAGATGTAGAAAGACAAAACATCGACCTTTTAGCTTTTCCTGGCCACAAAGGATTGTACGGTCCTCAAGGTACAGGAGGATTATATGTAAGAGAAGGTATAGATGTATTGCCTCTTGAAGAAGGGGGAACGGGAAGTAAGTCAGAGTCAATGTATCAACCTGATTTGATGCCAGACAAATTAGAAAGTGGTACTCCTAATACTCCAGGGATTGCAGGACTAAAGGAAGGAGTGAAATTTGTAAAAAACATAGGTGTAGATGCTATATATCAACATGAAAGAAAGCTTACTAAAATGTTGATAGAAGGATTGGAGCAAATAAAAGAAGTTAAAGTATATGGTCCACAAGAAATAGAAGAAAGAGTTGGAGTAGTTTCAATAACATTAAAAGATAGAGATGTAGGAGAAATAAGTTATATTTTGGATAGAGACTTTGATATAGCTACTCGAGCGGGAATACACTGTGCTCCATTAGCCCATTCAACAATTGGCACACTAAAGACTGGCACTTTGAGATTTGGAATTGGCTATTTTAATACTGAAGAAGAAGTAGAAAAAGCTATAAAAGCTATTGAAATAATTTCGCGAAAAACATTCTGA